TCCTTTACCATCCTCACTTTGATCTGGAAATGAATCGGAAACGCTTTGATGAttagaggagaagaagagaaggagaaagggaAAACCCTGTGTTGCTACAGGCTTAATGAAACAATGATAAAAGCACACTGCATCATGCTTGAAATTCTTCATGTATAGCCTCCTCCTGCACAGGCATTTTATTTTACCCATCTTCACAGCCTGCATGGTTTTGTGTCTGAGAGCCGGCAACATTTTGAGGTTTGTAACCTGTTGTCAGCATCACTGCAGTTGGAGGTGTCAGAGCCCAGAGGCGCGGCGAGCCGGGCAGCCGAACCGTCACCCCAGCGTGAGATTGATGCCTGCTGAGTGGGTGCCATCATGAGCCACATACAtacttacatatatacatacatacaacctCCACAGATATAGGTTACACACAAGCCTTCATGGAGGATTTCACTAAATAGATCCACAGTGTAAAAACCTTGATGATGATTTCCCTTTTTAACTTTCAGCACCTCTCTTGTTGTTTCAAAGCTGCTGGAAAGGATGTGAATCATCTCATCACAAGACATTATTCTGTATAATTTGCTGTGAATAATGTCAGGCGGTGTTAGTATCAGCGGCAGCGTTGCCCAGATAAAGACAGAGCCTCAGCTTTCTTCCTCACGGGGGCTTGGTTAATCGTTGTTGCAAGCAAACATTTGACCTAATTCACATTCTCACACAAtagctctctcctctctccccccatctctctctctctctctctctcacacacacacacacacacacacacacacccacacacagctgttatttGTGTCACACAGAGGGTGAGGGTTTTGCTCCACTTGAACTCCCAGGTGGTTTATCAAAACCTGAGCAGATTCGGCAGAGAGGCCACTGCTGGCTGGCTGGGTTTGTGGAGATGAGCTCCCGTATTATTAATAATGAACACATGTAATGTAGTGCATGTTCCTAGAAAATTAAAATCCGACTTATTGCAACACTGTAGGGCGAAATGTGTCCCTTAGAAAATGCTTTTTATGAGGATAACACAACAGATTTCCATGTTTGACTTTTGTGCCGTAAGCAGAAaccataaacatttttttttgttattgtttttaagaGTTGGAGTATCAGTAGCATTAATTTTGTttgacaaaaagacaaaatgatgtgctgttttttttttttctaaaatttgatctgattggtcaaaTGTTTCACCCAGCATGTTTTTAATGTCTTTAAAGATTGAGATGTTGAGATTGGATCAAAGTTAACAGGTGATATGTTCATTCAATCAGTAATCCAGGACTGCAACTAATGGTTATTTTCTCCAATAATCGATTAATAGTGCTCAAGTTGATAGAATCTAAAACACCAGAGAACAGTGAAACATTTCAATCACGTTTCCCAGAGCCCAAcgtgatgtcctcaaatgtcttattttgtctGAGGAACAGTTGGAAATCCAaagcaaatctttttttttaatataataagaCAAGAGATGCAACACATTTcttacatttaagaagctggaaccatcAGATAGAATTGTGTATTGATTATTTAATCGAAAGAACAttaattggcaactattttgatagtcgattaatcgtttaaagctacattgtgtaagaatttcacCCATCTAGCGgggaaattgtatatgacaaccaactgaatgtTACTTtgtagcccctcccattccgagcgcgttttaactcctacggtgccAAGATTTGTCCGTTCTGTATATTGTATgagattaatagtgtaaggcaatgtttacagcgtaggcTACATATTTTTCTCCGTGAGCAGAGTCAGAGATCAGTTGATGCGACGGAGGTGCGAGGGAAAGCTAAAGGAAGAGGGAAATAAGGTAaagaaaaaccaaaagacagaGCCGGTAGCAGTGGATCAGTGAGACCGCCTAGGCAAAGAAAAACTAAAGAGACACTCTCCAAGGATGATGAGGGACTCCGTTACATGTCCTTGAGAATAGGtgtgatcctccatcttcaataggctttcaaatctgccggcagtcgTGAGTAATCTCCCGGCTGGCagtcgtcacggtgccactgagtgtaaagcACGAAaggtggaggtatgtccctctttggctaatgtattttaaagatggaggcgctacatggctgccgCCATTCGAGCGACttgctcgtatgtattctgaatgattctgaatgacagattctacgcttacaaGAACACTTTGATTAGTTgatggaagtaattacacatgaatgagcacatatttgtgaaagaacaaagggggttttgctaagaatcaactccaaaaattacacaatggagctttaagtcATCCATTCTCTGGTTTTCCAGCTTCTCCAATGTGAGGATGTTCTGCTTGTCTCTGTTTTCTATCATTATAAACTGAATACATTTGCCGTTTGTGATTGTTACTTGTAATTCATCAATCAATTATGAAaacaatcaacagattaatcaataagcCCTATCAGATTTTAATAATTTAGCTTGAAAAATGACCTAAACAAGTCATCATCAAAATCATTTTCTGTTCATCAGCTAATTGTCGGCTAATCAGCTCTACAGTCGTCCACATTGCAACTGTTGTGACCCAAactttcatccattcattcattcattcacctgTACCCAACATAATATGTGAACGGCTGCAATGATTAGTTGATTAGTCGATTGACAGACAAAACAATTGGACGGCACCTATTCGATAATCGATTACTCGATTTGTATACTAAAAATTACAAATGCTTCTCAATTCCAGCTTCTCATTCCTGAGTGTTTACTGCTTGTCTTTTATCTTATGTGATagaaaatacaatattttttaatattttacacTGTTGCTCAAACAAAACAGCCAATTTTATGTTGGTTTCCAGTGTTTCATGAACCAAATGATTAATCCaaaaataattggcagattaatcaatgaCGAAAATAATCGCTAGTCTCCTGTGTGTCCACTGGCACTAGAAGAGAAGAAATAGAAATCTGTATATTTGATATGCAGCAACATAATATAAGCTCAAAGGTCCACTAACTAGCTTTCAGAGCTTTCAAACATTTACAGGCTTTATTTGCTAAAATTTTGTTCCAATGGtgaacttttattttgtttatattttactttacttgGTTTATGACCATAGCAATGCACCGTTCTGACTTATTAGTCCCGATACGATACCGATACCTGGGCTTTGGGTATCGGCCAAAACCGAGTCCCGATCCaatatgtttaattaataagCTGTATGGCTCACTGTGTGGACGTGACGGGATCGTTTTTCTATGTGTAAGGCAACATCAGACCTGACTTAAACATTGCTAGCAAACAAATACATAGATATAAATTTACGgaattcttatttattattCAAATAATAAATTGTGAACCAGCAACTTGGTAAAGAATCTTCAAAATTAACAGGAGTTAAAATTCAAGTGTATACGTTTTAGATGCAGCACCAAATTGGTCAACACTGAATTGAATAGATTGGCCGCATTGTCACAGATAAACCAGCTATTTGAGACAGTTTCGGCCCGATATCCACATCATTGCATCCCTACATGCAATGCATGTGATTCAGTAAAGAAACCACATTTTAATGATCGCTGATGCTCCAGTTTCCTCGCCATACGGCCCCCCTCTCAGTGTAAGTAGCCTTCTGGTCTGTGATACACGGCCAGGGCAACACCTGGCAAATCTACAGCTGCAGGTATTTGCTGGTAGTTTGTAACGAGCACACTGAGCGCCACAGACAGATGGGGGGGGCTCTCTGTTGCTTACGGAGAGGGGTTTTGTTTAGCAGAAAAATCAGCCAGGGAAGGGCCATTTCTTGCTCTTGCTCTAAGCGCTACGTCCAATTGGTTGGCTCGTGTGAGGCAGCTCTAGGGCCAGAGATTACACTGCAGTGCTGAGGCGTCACTCTGACTGAACACCGCAGGCGGAGGCAgggggaaagagggagagaagaatGGGTAGGGAGGTGAGGACACACTCAATGAGACAGGGAAGGGGAAGGGAGGCCGGGAAACCTTGTTGGGAAATGTGACAGCCTCCTCTCATCATCTGCTTTCAGCGTCTTCAAACACCTGCCACAGGACTCCCACGCATGtcttcctcccctcctctctctcctttcttttctccaCACCTACACCTTTccccctttcttctctctcattACCCTCTCCATCTCCACTCCTCGGCTCTGTTGTCAAATCAGCACAGATATAATTACACTGACACAACTGTGAATTAAACGAGCATTGCCTCACAGGTTCTTTAAATCCAGCATAATATGTCAGACTCACTCAGGAAGTGTTCTGTTGAAGGTGCTGGATGAATTGGTGGCATTTAAAGCAGATCTGTGAAATCTTTGACATGTTTGCTGGCTGCTGTTAAAATACCCCAAATAGTTTTGACAGACATGCTGGGAAAACGTGTTTGCTGCTCTTTAGACATGCTCAAAGAAGTATGTAATTATGTTGGATATTTAGTGTTGTAAAAATATTAGGGGTGcacaattcagaaaatgtcacgactcgattcaatattgatttttaggctcaggattcgattcaaaatcgattttcgattcaaaaaacgattctcaattaaaaaaattattcccagtatgtaaatgtagttacttttctactgcgattgcagtagacatacaatttaaaagaaaagaaacacaacaaattaaatgtagtttgatattactttatatgtcttcatacaaaaataaaaaaaatgtgcaactaaaaactgcaaagtgccaagctttggccagctttcaaatacatttaattcaagtataaaataaaacaaataaaaagagcttttcgtTTAGAGTTCGGTGGGAGTATAGAGCATTGAAAGAGTGCGTTGGTTGACTGGCATGTTAGGAGGAGGTACTTTAGGTTGTTGTTCGTCCACGTCTTTAATGTTAATCTCCGGGTGATGGCGTACCATGTGAGTTCTCAAGTTTGTGGCGTTTCCAAAATACTTAACTTTCGCTTTGCAAAGCCTGCATATAGCACAATTCCTATCAAGTTCCGTCTTCCCCTCGAGGTTATAAAAGCCGAAATGTGCCCCAACTCTCGCCTTCAATGAGGATGGAGCAGGTTGAATAATTCTTTCAGTGAGGTTTGCCATTGTTTGTGCCGACTAAACTACTTCTGCTGCACTTGTTCTTCTTTTGAAGAAGAGTGCCCAGGCGTCAGTGTGAATTTGACGCAACGCCATCTATGGGAATGGCGAGCTAAACTCATTTCAGGACAATAGTATACAcgccactaaaaaaaaaaaaaaaaaatatgaattgatttttggaattctatgaatcgattttgaatcggtagagcttgaatcgtgCACACCCCTATAAAATATGACTTAGATCGTGTTAATAGTAACTAACGCTGGTTTAATTTGAACCAGGAAACCAAGCAGTTGTTTCTGGTCATGTTGCCTTGAACTTACAAAGAAAACTACAAGCATCGTGCAAAGAACCACCAAGACATCTGTGTATGAAATTTTGTCCAAATTGGATTTCATGCTGAGAACAGTTTGGTTAGTGGCTGGATCTTCtcaaagaaatgcaaattaCCCCCAAATCTGCACAACTTCTGCAGAGTCTGATACACGTTTGTCCTGTCTCTGCAGATACAGTGTGAAAGTCAGTCAAAGAATATGCTCTGAATACTTTCgtagaaaagaagaaacattcacaaagaagaaaataaaagatcAAGGGGAAAATACACATAGATTaacctttaacattaaaataGAGGCAGTGGAGACCACACCATCTActgatgctacgtttacacgtggccggctattttcataaacggacatttcaacctctcggttttcagaaaagtgttcgtttatatgtacccgagtatatatgccgtcaacgcagtcaagagcacgccagacctgtaggtggcagtgtaacgagaagctcaagcccacgttagccaatcagaatcccgacaattgcaacaacagcaaccaatcacgtcctctttctctctctcggctgcctaaacccccgtttgtctcagtttacatgcaaacgtgcaaacgaagttttccaaaatctccactttggtcggagtttttagaaataatcgttttctgtgataaaaatggggttttcgtgtaaatgagaggccaaaccgcaggaaaatctctgcgtcttcccttcgtgtaaacggggcctgtGTTAAAGTGTGTTAAAGTCTAACTGCAATTAAATTGAATAAGTTTTGTCTGCTACAGCATACATATCTGCTATGTAAATCACTTGTGCTGTGTCAGAAACTAAAAGagaaaaatttatttattttttttggttcaTGATGGTGCCCTCTAATTTTGCATTAATTCAACAGTATACTGTTTCTCCTCCACAGTTAGGGTTAAGAACACACGTCTTATCCTGCACCTTAGCTTGTTGAACGAGCAACCACACAAACATTCACTGAAAAGTGAAAAGTGCACTGCTAATGTCAGTTTGCAGGCTACATAGCTAATTAGCTGTACAGCTGCAGCACATTAAACAACATGTAGCCTAAACATACCTGCAAATGTCCCCTCTGACTAGTTCGATGCTGGTGTGTGGTCCTGCAAATGCAAGCTGCTGTCAGTCAAACACAGACCCGCCCCTCCAGCCAGGTGGGAATGGCTGTACCCTAAATCAGCAGACCCGGACTCAAGGAATATGTGGATAAAACATTAAAGTGTGCAACAATCTGACTGATTAGTATACTTTCAATGTCATTTTATTGACCTATGTTGGAGATGTAACTAAAATATAATGAACTCCATCGGAGGACTTTGCGTTAAGACTGACTtaatttagctcaaagcaccactgtgtctAAGTACAGCCACTAGCACGGCTGTAGATGCTTAATGTTGTCATACAGTCTGGATAGTCAAAACAGTAGAAATGTATAGCAACCCTTGCTAATGCTTGGTGTGATTTTCGTTTTTTTCTTAAGGGGGTCCAGAGATGATATGCCACATTTGATGGACATGGTGTacgagaatttaaaaaaattaaagacaGCGGAAAATAGTGCTACATTTTGGTACGTGTGCCAGATTGAGCAGGCAAATCTGTTGGCCATAGATTGGCGAGACAGGCTGACGGCTTTTACTTCTGTGGAAGATGGTACACAAAACATACTGTCGTCCTGAACACTTCTAAATATACACATCTTTTTGTCAATAATCAGACTCCAGGGAGTCTTTTATGATAACATATATATGGCTCCACTTGGGTGACAGAAAATGGACTAGATAACAAAAAGTAGGATTTGCATAACTGGCGTGGGTATGGCCTAAATCAGCAGACCTGGCTGCACTCAAGGAATATATGGATAAAACATAAATGTGTGCAACAATCTGGCTGATTCATACATCTTTGTGCGATTTTAGTGGATGAGATCTATCTGGGATAATGCATAATGAACCCCAAATTAAGTTTACCCAAATAACAAGGTTATGAACCGACGATTATAGTGAAGAAGAGCGTACCAGAAACTTGGGTTGCTTTAATCCTTATTAGGCCTCACTAACTTCACAGATCTCTACTGCAGCGCTAAAGCTAAACTATCTGAGCTGCAAAAAGACACCAACAGTCTTGAGGTGTCCAAGGCTTTGGTTAACCTTCAGAGAAGATACACATGCTTCACCAGAGACAAATTATTAGAGTAATTTGGACTGTGAAGATTAAATTCTGCCTGAAAGGATCAATGTGGAATCTAATACTAAAAAAAGTgtcagatttgatcattggcgaGGAGGATTGAGGATGAGTTTGCCTAAAAGTACGAGATTCATcatgaaggtttttttttttttctttttggaagATAATCTGTCATTATAAgatgaataaatacatgaaaGACATTTGGACAGACGTATACAGACAGTCTAGTATCATCatcccaacaacaacaagactTTGGATGAAACCAGGCGGTATGTTTCTctcagcctgctgctctgtcttgTTGTTGCTGATGGACAAgtgacaaataaacacacatgaaaacacactgTCACAGTAGACAGATGGGATGATTTGACAGAGATTAAAAACAGGCTTGTTGTTTGgtctttttggtgttttttttattgtttatttgaaACATATTTCACTGCCAAATATGAAATGATCTGGCAAGAAGCGAGGGGTAGAGGAGAAGCaaaaaaagatgtttctgtCTGCTCGCTCTGCTTTCACTCGTCTCCTTCCGTTTACTCTGCCTGCTGGCATGTTCAGCTTTGGCTGTGACTCATCGCACCTTCTCAATATGTATGTTTGCTCTTGTATGAATGGTTCAAACCATGGGAAGTGTGTATTTACACATATGCATTGCAGCAGCAACATCAGAGACTCTCAGCgttcagatatatatattttttcagttATAAAGCAAAGTGTCAAACTAGTAGAATTGTTGGATTACTTTATAGGTCACTTTTATGCTTTGCAGACCCAGATACTTGCAAATCTTTGTTGGTGAGCAGGTATGCTGTTGATGTCTATGTAAGTGTGACACAGATCTCAGTAATCCCTCCAACAAGGTAAAGCAGAAGCACATGCCAGAGGCGTAATGTCTGTTCACTTCACTGCTTCAGCACCGGGTGAGAATTCTCACTTTCCCTCTTACGATACGATACAACTCTTTAGTCAGTTTACAATGAAAATTCATTTTGCGTTCACGAGCAGCTCCGctcaaaacaaaaagaaaagcaaaattCACACAGAGGTAGACAACAATTACACATATAGTACAAAGATGAAAACACATCAACAGCCATGACAAAGAAACATGTTTGATGATATCCTCGGATCCAGATCTTAATTGGCAGCACACTGATTTTTCGAATCTTCTCAAACTGCTGCTTCCCTTCACTGTGAATATTTGACTTCTGGTTCCGCTGCTTTGTTGACCTACTAAATGTTTCGTAAAGGTTAGATCATTTTGTAATTAAGCACCACTCTGTGCCTTCTCGCTGCAGATCCCAGTGAGACCGTGGTACTTCCCTGCGTGGATGAGTTGTAagggtgtgagtgtgagtgtgtgtgagagcaagTGAGCGTCAGCGCTCCCACATGGCCTCCATGCAGGACGGGCTGAACTTCACGGCTCCTCCCTACGGCAAGGTCCTGCTGCTGGGTGCTATCGCTGCTGCCTCAGCCTTTGTTGTTACTATCCTCATCGTGGTGCTCTGCGTGGGCTGCCAGAGGTGAGGcactgcacacgcacacgcgcacacacacacacacacacacacacacacacacacacacacacacacacactcagtatgcacgcatcagtggtggaagtactcagatcctttacttaagtaaaagtagcagtaGCAATACAACAacgtaaaaatactccattgcAAGCATGCATTCAAAATACTTAAGCAAAAGTACAGAAGTGTCATCAGCTGAATGTACTTACAGTATCTAAAGTAAAGGTATTGCAGTAAAATGTCCCCTGTGACCAGTGgcggaggaagtattcagatcttttacttaagaaaaatagcaatactacagtgtaaaaatactgttacaagtaaaagtcctgcattcaaaatcttaatcaagtaaaagtacaaaagtatcagcatcaaaatatacttaaaagtaaaagtatgcatTTTGCAGCATGGCCCATTTCAGATATATTATATCACTGTATAACAATTATTGGTGCATTAATGTGTAAGCATcactaatgttgcagctggtaaatgtgGAGCTAATCTttactactttatatactgctgggcATCTTAATCtacaaaaaatattatttattagtttatttacattttgtatttataatttgaatctgcaaagtaactaaagctgtcaaataaatgtagtgaagtaataGTGTAATAGTGCAATATTTGCCTCTTGGAGTAGTATAAAGTAtcttaaaatggaaatactaaagtaaagtacctcaGATTTGTACTTCAGTGCAGTTCTCGAGTAAATCTACCACCACTGGCACTTACAAGCAAATAActctctcacgcacacacacacacacacacacacacacacacacacacacacacacacacacacacacacacacacacagtcataagATGACTAAGACACACATGGACAGTGactcaaactctctctctctctctctctcacacacgcacacacacacacacacacacacacacacacacacacacacacacagtccatcACTGTACTAAGTGTCAACCTGTGTGACAGAGCAGTTGTGTTTACCACAGGAAGGGGAAGACACACAATGTTCCCGGCGAGGGTGGAAAACACCGTCTCATGGACATGGTAGGTATCAGGCAACACGCTCctccatttttttgtgttgcagcaGAGATTGTTGAAGCAACTTAATTCACCAGGGCACAATATCATtcggtcccagtgacccgaaggacaacacaaggattatgttcttccctttactttgttgagaattgctctctaaaccctgtttcttgtaaagtaagtaagtaaagtttatttctagaacacatttaaacacagtttaagctgaccaaaatgctgtacaaacaagaactaaggtgctgtattaacccttgtttagagagcaattctcaacaaagtaacggaagtacataatccttgtgtggtccttcgggtcactgggacccgaaggaccacacaagggttaactggctttctgtgtgtgtgtgtgtgtgtgtgtgtgtgtgtgtgtgtgtgtgtgtgtgtgtgtgtgtgtgtgtgtgtgtgtgtgtgtgtgtgtgtgttgtcagggTATACTCAGGCAGTCGAAGCTGCGCTCCATCAGTAAATCAGACACTGAGATGAACAAGATGAACTGCAATGGCAAAAGTAAGTGCATCTTTCACGTAACAAATCCTGACCTGTGCTGTACTGTACCTTGCTGTTGTCTTGTGAAAAACGTCTCCTTAATGAAATTAAACAGCCTGGTCATGTTTTTAGCTACATGACAGAGCACGTTTTTGCCTCATCAAAGGGAATTCTTGAAGAATTGAAGTTGAAAGTTTTTCTCAACCACATGAGCATGCAgttgtggaagaagtactcagatcctttacaaCTAAAAGTAGTATACCACAGtctaaaaatactccattacaagtcaaagtcctgcattcagaatgttacttaagtaaaagaacaTAAGTATTATCAgcgaaatgtacttaaagtatcaaaagtaaaagtacctgtTATACAGAATGGCTCCTTTCAAAgtgtaataaaatattttaatctGTATAATAATTCTGTTTTTAACATGTAAGACCAATGTGGAGCATATTTTAGATACTTTGTATACTACTGGGTAGAATAGTGGTATAaatgactgcagcatactgcaTCAAATTGTCAAATAACTGTACagttaaaagtacaatatttccctctgaaatgtagtggagtagaagtatcaagtgatataaaatagaaaatactCAAATAAAGTACAAGTTTGTCAAAATTGTACGTAAGTACAGGACTTGAGTAAAAGCCTCAGAAGAAGAAATCATTTTCACGCTTATTTTAAAGCATGAAAATCATAAACAGTGGAGATACAAGGTTTTCACCCAACAGAATCACTATAGTCTGTGAATTGGCGAAAAAATCGGAAAATTAAGCTGCAGATAAATGACAAGTAACCCTAGCATGTTCTAATTTGGCTCGTCCTCATAATAAATGGCTTGgagtccaaaaaaaacaacagataatgtaaataaacatttagGTCAACGCTTAACATTTGCGTGATGTCACCGCACACTTTCCTCCACGTGCTCCGTGTCTGATCCGGCCTTAAATTCATGTAAAACCATAAATGCAATTTACCCTAAAACAGAATTCCCATTACCTTCACAACTCAGCCTTATTCCACTGGACTGATCAAGCTTGATTTATGGACatgcatctctttctctctcaaagACAGAAATCAGAGAGCCAAGACAAGTCCTGGAGCTCCATCACTGACAGTCAACAGGGAACTGTGTTTGTGGGCACAGTGACAGTAGCCTGAGAGGGTTTGAAGAAATATAAGCATATGTCCTGTTTCCACTGCAGTGGAATGAAGTCAATTTGGACGCGTTTTCTCAAAACATCTACGTCAGTTCCCAGTTCACTGTCAGCTCCAGATTTCCTCTCTCTACCAGCGAGAGATTTATTCATGTTCACAAATGTTTGTTCAGTACAAGAAGAGCAAACGTATGTGAGTTCTGTTTTATGGTGGGCATCGGCCCGTCTGTGCCATTCAGAGGCATGTAAAAAGAAAGGTACGGACCTTCTGCTGCTGCCCAGCAGGTCTAACTCTGACCTTCGTTCTCAAGGCAGGCAGCTTCCCCAGATCCCCTCCGGGACTGGAGAGGACGGAGAGCACACTTACTCTGAAGTGGGCCGAAGCTCTTCCACCACACGTACTGACGATGCCCTGTACGCCATGGTAGGCAGGGCCGGGCAGACGGACACCCCGGCCCCTCCGGCAGTCCCCGCCAACACCCCGGCGCCCCCAGACCCAGACGGCGACGTGGAAGGAGGGCTACCCGAACCCGAGGCCCAGGTCATGTCTCCCCCTCACCCTCCGGAGACGGCCGAGTACGCGTGCGTCAGGAAGCTGAGGAAGGCCGACAAGGCACCCCAAAAGAGGGACAGCGGGACGGATATGGTGGAGCCGCCGGTGCCGCCTCCACGACACGCCCCGCCGTCACATCCCGCCCCTCCTCCGCCGCACCCCCATAGCACAAAGTTGCCCCGTAGAAATGTGGATGCCTTCAACGTCCCTGCGTTCCCAAAGGTTGGTAGaggaactctttttttttttttttcatctgattAATTTAAATTGTTTACAAAACAGTTATTGAGCTTTACATGTCATACATTCAATACGTAGTACAGTAGTGAAAAATATCTTCCCACGAGGACGTGGTGCACTTACTAATAGCTTTTCTCTAGCACTTTCAGCTGCATctcatctccatgacaactgggCAAACTCCATACGCTGATGAAGACCATGAGATGCAGTTGAAAGTggaaaagctagtaagtggactTTATGTTAAGATTGttgaagtaaaaaataaaaaagttcttTTACTGGGGTGAACTGGTTTTAACATTGTGTTATTTAGGATTCGTATAAGTAACTTTTTAACCTTAAAAACAGATTATTTCTGGTGagagattattttttattggtTGTAAGGATTAGATTAAGTCTTTaaatttgattattttcataggAAGGGATTAAATACAGGGCAGAaaacatgtaataaaagaaCTATTCATATAAATAGGTGAACTTTTCTCACATAAAGTCAGTGGCCTTGTATTTGATGCCACTCAAAACAAAGGCAATAACACATCTTCTTTGTGTTCGGCATAGACAGCATCATCTGGTAATGTTGTAAAGGATTCAGTTTTATGGGCTGAAGGAAGTGAAAACCTGAGGGGGAGATGAAGTTCACAGCTAAGTTAGGTTGCTCTCCAGAGGTCTGACTGGAGTGGCTGATGAGATCAGCCTTGTGCACTGACTTTACTGGAAGGCCCTAAAAGTGTCTattatccacattattggtgtgGCTCTATGGATGGAACTGTTGGTCTGTTATTCAGTCAGTCCAGCACTATcggatggattgccattaagttcagta
This genomic interval from Perca fluviatilis chromosome 5, GENO_Pfluv_1.0, whole genome shotgun sequence contains the following:
- the si:dkey-70p6.1 gene encoding uncharacterized protein si:dkey-70p6.1 isoform X1, producing the protein MASMQDGLNFTAPPYGKVLLLGAIAAASAFVVTILIVVLCVGCQRKGKTHNVPGEGGKHRLMDMGILRQSKLRSISKSDTEMNKMNCNGKSRQLPQIPSGTGEDGEHTYSEVGRSSSTTRTDDALYAMVGRAGQTDTPAPPAVPANTPAPPDPDGDVEGGLPEPEAQVMSPPHPPETAEYACVRKLRKADKAPQKRDSGTDMVEPPVPPPRHAPPSHPAPPPPHPHSTKLPRRNVDAFNVPAFPKHFQLHLISMTTGQTPYADEDHEMQLKVEKLEVMFMGNGEQYIWKPPEEEEIMHQTKALGPLSAHTVENIQPAATVVAEMYSKVCKPGKKKRAVPGSPPANPGFRTLGRGDRDRDRDGGFSVVVKPQTWALQEGKAVGGPLVDHCYESIGTEECDLAYENMEGGGAWKRERPPNTCATLRPRRKKAQQPLQQQQPPPPPPTQQTPKLQHLPAKALLLPGENLYESIGDLKQGSATSSTTTIFTFNDGMEMYVTGL
- the si:dkey-70p6.1 gene encoding uncharacterized protein si:dkey-70p6.1 isoform X2 yields the protein MASMQDGLNFTAPPYGKVLLLGAIAAASAFVVTILIVVLCVGCQRKGKTHNVPGEGGKHRLMDMGILRQSKLRSISKSDTEMNKMNCNGKSRQLPQIPSGTGEDGEHTYSEVGRSSSTTRTDDALYAMVGRAGQTDTPAPPAVPANTPAPPDPDGDVEGGLPEPEAQVMSPPHPPETAEYACVRKLRKADKAPQKRDSGTDMVEPPVPPPRHAPPSHPAPPPPHPHSTKLPRRNVDAFNVPAFPKEVMFMGNGEQYIWKPPEEEEIMHQTKALGPLSAHTVENIQPAATVVAEMYSKVCKPGKKKRAVPGSPPANPGFRTLGRGDRDRDRDGGFSVVVKPQTWALQEGKAVGGPLVDHCYESIGTEECDLAYENMEGGGAWKRERPPNTCATLRPRRKKAQQPLQQQQPPPPPPTQQTPKLQHLPAKALLLPGENLYESIGDLKQGSATSSTTTIFTFNDGMEMYVTGL